In Setaria italica strain Yugu1 chromosome I, Setaria_italica_v2.0, whole genome shotgun sequence, the genomic window CCATCTTTAATTTCTTTCTAGTATAAGCTTTGAGCAAAACTGGGCCGTGCTGGGTACCATATTTGGGTTGGCCCAGTGGAGGCCCGAGTCGACAATCCTGGAACGGCTTCGGCTGAATACCCCCAAAGCCCTAGCCgcccctctctcccctctccacACCCGTGACCCGTCGCTCCTCACCGTCCTGTTcttccagcggcggcgcgaggggcgAATCCGAACCCACCTCCATGGCTGGGGGCAAGATCCAGAAGAAGCGCCACGGCGCGGCGGGGGGCgctggaggagggggcggccggCTGCAGGGCGGGATCCCGTTCGAGAAGTCCAAGGGGCAGCACATCCTGCGGAACCCCGCGCTGGTGGACTCCATCGTCGCCAAGGCCGGGCTCAAGCCCACCGACACCGTCCTCGAGATCGGGCCGGGCACGGGAAACCTCACCAAGCGCCTCCTCGAGGCGGGGGTCaaggccgtcgtcgccgtcgagctcgaCCCGCGCATGGTGCTCGAGCTCAACCGCCGGTTCCAGGGGCACCCGCTCTCCTCGCGCCTCAAGGTACCATTCTTTTCCCAGCGCTTGGTTCCCTTGAATATTGAATGGATTATATTTCTCCTTGCTGCTCGCAAGATTCCAGTTGTACCCGATTTGTGATGAGTTATAGTTAGTTCCTAGGTTCTATAGCGTGAATTCTCTCTGAGGGCCAACTGGATTGTGATGGCAAATTGAACAACAATAACTGTTGGGCTTTAACCCAATTAGCTATATGTATTTCTTATCTTGTTTTGCATTCTCTCGCACAGTAGTTTTGATATGAACATATATAGAATCCTAAATTCCTGATACCATAAATTGACTCATGATGCAGGTTATCCAAGGAGATGTCCTCAAATGTGATCTCCCGTACTTTGATATATGTGTGGCAAACATCCCGTACCAGATCTCATCTCCCCTGACGTTCAAGCTTCTGTCACACCGTCCAATCTTTAGGTGTGCTGTGATCATGTTTCAACGGGAATTTGCCATGAGACTTGTGGCGCAGCCTGGGGACAGTCTCTACTGTCGTCTCTCCGTGAACGTGCAGCTCTTGTCTCGAGTGTCACATCTTCTGAAGGTTGGAAGGAACAACTTCAGGCCTCCACCCAAGGTTGATTCATCAGTTGTGCGTATCGAGCCCAGGAAGCCCCTCCCTCCTGTCAGCTTCAAGGAGTGGGATGGGCTTGTGAGGATTTGTTTCAACAG contains:
- the LOC101772992 gene encoding ribosomal RNA small subunit methyltransferase, producing the protein MAGGKIQKKRHGAAGGAGGGGGRLQGGIPFEKSKGQHILRNPALVDSIVAKAGLKPTDTVLEIGPGTGNLTKRLLEAGVKAVVAVELDPRMVLELNRRFQGHPLSSRLKVIQGDVLKCDLPYFDICVANIPYQISSPLTFKLLSHRPIFRCAVIMFQREFAMRLVAQPGDSLYCRLSVNVQLLSRVSHLLKVGRNNFRPPPKVDSSVVRIEPRKPLPPVSFKEWDGLVRICFNRKNKTLGSIFKQKRVLELLEKNYKTMQSLQLTQDAEMGEEKMSADDVALLANMVEDLSMETGDEKEDDEMEMDDADMVGGGAASFKEKIMGILQQGDFAEKRGSKLSQVDFLYLLSLFNKAGIHFS